ttccCCATGTAACGCTGGTTTTGTCATTCATACACTATATATGAATGTATGAGTGGATTATCAGTAAGAATACCTATACATGGAGAGTGGACTTTCAGTCTAATAAAGCTTCCAAATACTCAACTATTTTTATTAACCTTAGACTAGAACCATATATAGATTCTATCAAAGGAACTTCTTGAGTTATATACATGTTTATATATACCTTATACTGCTATAGACAAATGTCTATTACATTAATTTGATGTACCTCAAAACTGCAGCTGAGGGGGCAGCAAAGACAAATGGGGTAGATGATGCCAAGTACCGTGGCAATGGAGGGTACCCAGGTGGCGGAAATGGAGGACAGCCAGCTATGGGATACGGAGGCTTCTCAGGTGGTGAAAACGGAGGCTACCCAGGTGGCGGAAACGGAGGCTACCCGGGTGGCGGAAACGGAGGCTACCCAGGTGGCGGAAACGGAGGCTACCCTGGCCACGGACGTTAAGGTGGTAATCCGGGCCGTGGAGGCTATGGAGGAGGGTATTGCCGGTATGGTTGCT
The window above is part of the Vitis riparia cultivar Riparia Gloire de Montpellier isolate 1030 chromosome 12, EGFV_Vit.rip_1.0, whole genome shotgun sequence genome. Proteins encoded here:
- the LOC117926999 gene encoding glycine-rich cell wall structural protein-like is translated as MGSKAFVFLALLWAVLLLISSEVAARDLAETSTEQEKTEGAAKTNGVDDAKYRGNGGYPGGGNGGQPAMGYGGFSGGENGGYPGGGNGGYPGGGNGGYPGGGNGGYPGHGR